A region from the Falco rusticolus isolate bFalRus1 chromosome 4, bFalRus1.pri, whole genome shotgun sequence genome encodes:
- the RNF126 gene encoding E3 ubiquitin-protein ligase RNF126: MAEASAQPGRFFCHCCSAEIAPRLPDYICPRCESGFIEELPEEPRNADNETSSSTSASDQSRHPFENVDQHLFTLPQGYGQFAFGIFDDSFEFPFGSNVQSEDNRDSENRREREHQSRHRYGARQPRARLATRRAAGRHEGVPTLEGIIQQLVNGIIAPTTIPNLGLGPWGVLHSNPMDYAWGANGLDAIITQLLNQFENTGPPPADKEKIQALPTIQIAQEHVDSGLECPVCKEDYTVGENVRQLPCNHLFHNSCIVPWLEQHDTCPVCRKSLSGQNTATNPPGLTGMNFSSSSSSSSSSSPSNENSSNNS; the protein is encoded by the exons atgGCGGAGGCTTCAGCGCAGCCGGGACGGTTCTTCTGCCACTGCTGTTCGGCCGAGATCGCCCCGCGCCTGCCT GACTATATTTGCCCACGGTGTGAATCTGGTTTTATTGAAGAACTTCCTGAAGAGCCAAG GAACGCTGACAATGAAACCAGCTCTTCTACATCAGCCAGTGATCAGAGCAGGCATCCTTTTGAG AATGTGGATCAGCACTTATTCACCTTGCCGCAGGGCTATGGCCAGTTTGCTTTCGGGATCTTTGATGACAGCTTTGAGTTTCCGTTCGGGTCCAATGTGCAGTCAGAGGACAACAGGGACTCTGAGAACCGGAGGGAGCGAGAGCACCAGTCTCGGCATCGATACGGCGCAAGGCAGCCCCGAGCCCGTCTCGCCACCCGCCGTGCCGCTGGCAGGCACGAGGGAGTTCCCACGCTGGAAGG aaTTATCCAGCAGCTGGTTAATGGAATTATTGCACCTACAACTATACCAAACCTAGGACTAGGTCCTTG GGGAGTCTTGCATTCAAATCCAATGGACTACGCATGGGGTGCCAACGGCTTGGATGCAATTATTACACAG ttactAAATCAGTTTGAAAACACTGGACCGCCGCCAGCGGACAAAGAAAAGATCCAGGCCCTCCCCACCATACAGATTGCACAGGAACACGTAG ATTCTGGGTTAGAGTGTCCTGTGTGTAAAGAAGACTATACAGTCGGTGAAAATGTCCGGCAGTTACCTTGCAATCACCTTTTCCACAACAGCTGTATAGTCCCTTGGCTGGAACAG CATGACACGTGTCCTGTGTGCCGGAAAAGCTTAAGTGGACAAAACACTGCCACAAACCCCCCAGGACTCACAGGGATGAActtctcatcctcctcctcctcatcttcctccaGCTCACCAAGTAATGAAAACTCATCGAACAACTCATGA